ACCCGCCGCCCTGCATCCCGCCGAAGCCGCGCAGGCCCGCGGTCGAGCTCGTGAACACGATCGATCCGCCACGCTCGCCTGCGATCAGATGGGGGATCGCGGCCTTGGCGGTGTGGAACGATCCGACCAAATTGACGTCGACCACGTCGGCCCACATCTGCAGATCTTCCTCGATGGTCAACTCGCGGAAGGCCATTGCCGCGATGCCCGCGTTCGCGCATACGATGTCCAGTCGGCCGAAGTGGTCGACTCCGGCGTCCAGAGCCGTCTTCAGCGCGCCGTAGTCACGCACATCGGCGACCGCACTCATCATCTTGCCGCCATGGGCCTCCACCAGCGCGACCGTCTCGTCGAGCTCCTCGCGGCCGGCCATCGGATAACCGGCCGACGCGATGTCGGCGCAGATGTCCACGCCGATGATGTCGGCGCCCTCGCTTGCCAATCGGACCGCATGGCTGCGGCCTTGGCCACGCGCCGCTCCGGTGATGAAGGCGACTTTGCCGTCCAGAGAGACCATGAACCCTCGCTTCGTTGCGTAAGCCACATCGGCGATCGCGTGTGATGTCAGTAACCGTGTTACAGCGCGTACGGTAACCAAGATACTCGCTGGCGGCAAGGGTGGCTGAGAAATGACGGTTCCGAACGACGGAGTGGGTGAGGACATCGAGGAGCGCGACGATCGACTCCTCGACGTCGTCACCGAGATCCTCGAGACAGAAGGCTATGAGGCGGTGCAGCTGCGCGAGGTCGCCCGCCGTGCGCGCACATCGCTGGCCACCATCTACAAGCGCTTCGCCACTCGTGATGACCTGATACTCGCCGCGCTCGAGTACTGGATGCAAAAGAACCGGTACTCGGGGGTCACGCCGCGCCGTAGGACGCCGGGTGTGTCACTGTATGCGGCGTTGACCGGACTCCTGCGGACCATCTTCGAACCATGGGAGCGGCACCCGGCGATGCTCGAGGCCTATTTCAGGGTGAGGTCTTCTCGCAGCGGCCAGAAGCTGTTTCGCTTCGGTTTCGATATCGTCGCCCCGGCGGGCCTTGA
This genomic window from Mycolicibacterium goodii contains:
- a CDS encoding mycofactocin-coupled SDR family oxidoreductase, with the translated sequence MVSLDGKVAFITGAARGQGRSHAVRLASEGADIIGVDICADIASAGYPMAGREELDETVALVEAHGGKMMSAVADVRDYGALKTALDAGVDHFGRLDIVCANAGIAAMAFRELTIEEDLQMWADVVDVNLVGSFHTAKAAIPHLIAGERGGSIVFTSSTAGLRGFGGMQGGGLGYAASKHGIVGLMRTLANALAPHRIRVNTVHPTAVNTMMAVNPAMTAFLENYPDGGPHLQNPMPVELLEPEDISAAIAYLVSDAAEYVTGVTFPVDAGFCNKL
- a CDS encoding TetR/AcrR family transcriptional regulator; translation: MTVPNDGVGEDIEERDDRLLDVVTEILETEGYEAVQLREVARRARTSLATIYKRFATRDDLILAALEYWMQKNRYSGVTPRRRTPGVSLYAALTGLLRTIFEPWERHPAMLEAYFRVRSSRSGQKLFRFGFDIVAPAGLELLADVDDEFVADLDTIVSTVVYGLLGRFAAGEIAVTDIVPILDRTVYWLTTGYEAAGNARPGERRRRSPARRHRN